ACATAACCATAACGACTCCACCGTTAAGTGGAACACATTGACCATAATTCCCTGTTCCAGAGCCTCTAAGGGTCAAAGGAGTTGAATACTTATTACAAATTCGAGCCACAACAATAATCGCATCAACCGCAAGCGGTCGAACGACTATGTCAGCCAAACAATCTTTTAATTCATCAATCAATATCGGTGAATAATCAAAGAAATCCTTAGAGAACCTTTTTAAATCACTAGTTTTTTGATAGATCTCTAGATCAGATACTGATTTTAATTCACCTAAAAGCAACTCTACTTTCTCTTTATTAGTCATGGATGAGAATTGTTGAATGTTGAATTGTTGTTTTTAGGCAATTCATTTAAGAATTCGCCATTAATTACTACTCTTCTTTTAGGGCTGTAAGACAAAGCTTTTACCCAACTATTTGAATCTAACAAAATAAAATCGGCAGGACTTCCCTTTTGAAAAAGGCCATCCCATTGAAGGTTAAGCACTTGGGCTGCAGACGATGTAAAAGGAGAAAGGCCCAATCTGTCCCAAGGAGATAAATGAGCAATTGGCATGGAAAAAGCCATTAAATTTATTGGATCAAAATTAGATAGAGGAAACCATGCATCGTTTACATTGTCTCCTCCTACGGATACGACGACACCAGCCTTTTGAAGTTGAAATATTGGAGCCAATGGTCTTTTAATTAAAGTGGACCGATCTTTCCTTCCAAGAAGCCAAGAATTAGTTAATGGTAACGCAACAACTTTTAATTTGTTTTTAGCCATTTTTTTAGCCAATTGTGAAATCGCCTTTTCTCTTAGCAATCCCATGCTGCTTAAATGACTACAAGTTATTGATATCTCATTTTGAACTTGATCTAATACCTCCAGAAGTAATTTCAATCCTCCAGCCGAACAAGACTGAGACTCATCAATATGCAGATCGATATCACAATTGAGTCTATTGGCGATTTGAACTAAATGTAATAAGGACTTAAAAGTCTTTCTCTTGTTAAAAGGGGGAGCAATGACCCCACCTAAAAGATCTCCGTTGGAAGCAACTCTTTGAGCTAAAAGCTCACCTTCAAAAGTTTGCCAAAAATCTAATGGAACCAACGCTACGAACTGTAAGAAAATTTTCTCTTGCCATTTTTTTCTAACATTCTCCAACAGATCCCAATCTCTAATTGCAGTTTTTCCAAAACTATCAATATGCGATCTAATTGCCCTTATCCCATTAATAAGAGCTAAATCAAGAGACTTTTCAACGCTGAAAAGCAATTCATCGCTGGACCTCAATTCATATTCACTAAGATTTGCTGCTAAGGCTTCTTGGTAAGTACCCTTCAAATTATGTGAACGAGACCATGAGAATGCTTTATCTAAATGTGCATGAGTTTCGGCAAATCTTGGGAGAAGAATTTCCTCTGGAACTTTAGATGTTTCTTTTAAGCCCTTAACTGAGGTAATCGTGCCATCCCTCCACTCAAGTTGAATAGAGGACAAGCCTTCTTGATCAATTGATGTTCCTAATACATCCTTTCCATTGCCAATCAAACATCTTGGAACAAGTACATCTATGCACCCAGACTTTGGAGGACTTGCAATCAATTCAACATTTTTTGCGAAATTCACTTTTGAATAGATTTCATTCCCGTCCTTTTCTTAATCCGGGTTCTAACACCACAGTAACTTCAATACCTGTCAATTGCGTTGTGATCAAAATATAAAAAGTTAAAAATTTAATCCTTACTATCTACAATGTCATCAAGCTCAATTTTTTACCAAAATCATTTTGGAATCTCAAAATGACAAATCATTGGTAGATTAAAAGCACAAGGCGGGCGTCGCCAAGTGGTTAAGGCAGCGGCTTGTGGCGCCGCTATTCGGGGGTTCGAATCCCCTCGCTCGCCCTTGAATATTTCTGCAATCAATC
This is a stretch of genomic DNA from Prochlorococcus marinus str. MIT 0912. It encodes these proteins:
- a CDS encoding amidohydrolase family protein, which translates into the protein MNFAKNVELIASPPKSGCIDVLVPRCLIGNGKDVLGTSIDQEGLSSIQLEWRDGTITSVKGLKETSKVPEEILLPRFAETHAHLDKAFSWSRSHNLKGTYQEALAANLSEYELRSSDELLFSVEKSLDLALINGIRAIRSHIDSFGKTAIRDWDLLENVRKKWQEKIFLQFVALVPLDFWQTFEGELLAQRVASNGDLLGGVIAPPFNKRKTFKSLLHLVQIANRLNCDIDLHIDESQSCSAGGLKLLLEVLDQVQNEISITCSHLSSMGLLREKAISQLAKKMAKNKLKVVALPLTNSWLLGRKDRSTLIKRPLAPIFQLQKAGVVVSVGGDNVNDAWFPLSNFDPINLMAFSMPIAHLSPWDRLGLSPFTSSAAQVLNLQWDGLFQKGSPADFILLDSNSWVKALSYSPKRRVVINGEFLNELPKNNNSTFNNSHP